One Burkholderia vietnamiensis LMG 10929 genomic window carries:
- a CDS encoding (2Fe-2S)-binding protein: MPTTFVLNGKSVTLDADPSMPVLWAIREHAGLTGTKFGCGMAQCGACTIHLEGQAVRSCVLPLAGIAGKQVTTIEGLQSKPAQAVQAAWVKLQVPQCGYCQSGQIMSATALLEQNPKPTDADIDAAMNGNLCRCATYARIRAAIHDAAATLGA, encoded by the coding sequence ATGCCCACCACGTTTGTCCTCAACGGCAAGAGCGTCACGCTCGACGCCGATCCGTCGATGCCCGTCCTCTGGGCGATCCGCGAGCATGCGGGGCTGACCGGCACGAAGTTCGGCTGCGGCATGGCGCAGTGCGGCGCATGCACGATCCATCTCGAAGGCCAGGCCGTGCGCTCGTGCGTGCTGCCGCTGGCCGGCATCGCGGGCAAACAGGTGACGACAATCGAAGGCCTGCAGAGCAAGCCCGCGCAGGCCGTACAGGCCGCCTGGGTGAAACTGCAGGTGCCGCAGTGCGGCTATTGCCAGTCCGGCCAGATCATGTCCGCGACCGCACTGCTCGAACAGAACCCGAAGCCGACCGACGCGGACATCGACGCCGCGATGAACGGCAACCTGTGCCGCTGTGCGACCTACGCCCGCATCCGGGCCGCGATCCACGACGCGGCCGCGACGCTGGGAGCGTGA
- the panE gene encoding 2-dehydropantoate 2-reductase produces the protein MRILVVGAGAVGGYFGGRLAAAARDVTFLVREGRAAALARDGLMIRSPRGDLTLANVQTLRTGDAAAPFDLVLLSCKAYSLDDAIASFAPFVGPSTLILPMLNGMRHLDVLRERFGAERVLGGLCVIAATLDREQRIVHLNDTHGLSFGELGGGESARVRAVADVLGGAGFDATLSDDIVARMWDKWVFLATLAASTSLFRGSVGDILAAPDGRRLLEAMLDECSAIAAHNGYRPEPAAIERMQRMVLTPSPLTASMLRDVENRARVEADHVLGDLLARRDPHAADALSLLRIAYNHLKTYEARVARESAAA, from the coding sequence ATGCGGATTCTGGTGGTAGGGGCCGGCGCGGTCGGCGGATATTTCGGCGGACGCCTCGCGGCGGCCGCGCGCGACGTGACGTTCCTGGTGCGCGAAGGTCGCGCGGCGGCGCTCGCGCGCGATGGTCTGATGATTCGCAGCCCGCGCGGCGACCTGACGCTCGCCAATGTGCAGACGTTACGCACCGGCGACGCGGCCGCGCCGTTCGATCTGGTGCTGCTCAGCTGCAAGGCGTACAGCCTCGACGACGCGATCGCGTCGTTCGCGCCGTTCGTCGGGCCGTCGACGTTGATTCTGCCGATGCTCAACGGGATGCGTCATCTCGACGTGCTGCGCGAGCGGTTCGGCGCGGAGCGGGTGCTGGGCGGACTGTGCGTGATCGCGGCGACGCTCGATCGCGAGCAGCGGATCGTACATCTGAACGACACGCACGGCCTGTCGTTCGGCGAACTGGGCGGCGGCGAATCGGCACGCGTGCGCGCGGTGGCCGACGTGCTCGGCGGCGCGGGCTTCGACGCGACGCTCAGCGACGACATCGTCGCGCGGATGTGGGACAAGTGGGTGTTCCTCGCAACCCTGGCCGCAAGCACGTCGTTGTTTCGCGGTTCGGTCGGCGATATTCTCGCCGCGCCGGACGGACGCCGCCTGCTCGAGGCCATGCTCGACGAGTGCAGCGCGATTGCCGCGCACAACGGTTATCGCCCGGAGCCGGCCGCGATCGAGCGGATGCAGCGAATGGTGCTGACGCCGTCGCCGCTGACCGCATCGATGCTGCGCGACGTCGAGAACCGCGCGCGCGTCGAAGCCGATCACGTGCTCGGCGATCTGCTCGCGCGCCGCGACCCGCATGCGGCGGATGCACTGTCGCTGTTGCGCATCGCGTACAACCATCTGAAGACTTACGAGGCGCGCGTCGCGCGGGAAAGCGCGGCCGCTTAA
- a CDS encoding methyl-accepting chemotaxis protein: MRTLSLNQKLASMIVILWLGLLMIAGIGAWQTRTSMTADRRDQLSTLVAQATNVADHFYKLSQQNALSEADAKQKALEAIAAMRYGTDGYISINDSKPAIVMHPIKTELNGKDVSNFTDPDGKHLFIEIVKAGNADGGKGFVEYMWPKPGADKPQAKTSAVQRFAPWDWYLVTGMYMDDVYAAVLASVGRWLVMTAVLGAAATVVMVLVLKSVRANLGGELETALDAAQRIAQGDLTTRVTVKQDDRGSLLHALHSMQSGLIDMVSRVRAGTENINVGASEIASGNTDLSQRTEEQAAALVQTASSMDEMTANVKQNADSAAQAATLAGQAAQVATRGSEVVDDVVRTMNEITARSHKIGDIIGVIDGIAFQTNILALNAAVEAARAGEQGRGFAVVAAEVRSLAQRSATAAKEIKSLIVSSNETVEHGATLVTHAGETMTEIVQSVRRVNEILDEISHASREQSAGIEQVNRAVGEMDQVTQQNAALVEQAAAAAHSLRDQAEALRDAVTRFSLPA, from the coding sequence ATGCGCACCCTTTCCCTGAACCAGAAACTCGCTTCGATGATCGTCATCCTGTGGCTCGGCCTGCTCATGATCGCCGGGATCGGCGCGTGGCAGACGCGCACGTCGATGACGGCAGACCGCCGCGACCAGTTGTCCACGCTGGTTGCGCAGGCAACCAACGTCGCCGATCACTTCTACAAGCTGTCGCAGCAGAACGCGCTGTCCGAAGCCGACGCGAAACAGAAGGCGCTCGAAGCGATCGCCGCGATGCGCTACGGCACCGACGGCTACATCTCGATCAACGACTCGAAGCCGGCGATCGTCATGCATCCGATCAAGACGGAGCTCAACGGCAAGGACGTGTCGAACTTCACCGACCCGGACGGCAAGCATCTGTTCATCGAGATCGTGAAGGCCGGCAACGCGGACGGCGGCAAGGGCTTCGTCGAATACATGTGGCCGAAGCCGGGCGCCGACAAGCCGCAGGCCAAGACCAGCGCGGTGCAGCGCTTCGCGCCGTGGGACTGGTATCTGGTGACGGGCATGTACATGGACGACGTCTATGCGGCGGTGCTCGCGAGCGTCGGCCGCTGGCTCGTGATGACGGCCGTGCTCGGCGCGGCCGCGACCGTCGTGATGGTGCTGGTGCTGAAGAGCGTGCGTGCGAACCTCGGCGGCGAACTCGAGACTGCGCTCGACGCCGCGCAGCGCATCGCCCAGGGCGACCTCACCACGCGCGTGACGGTGAAGCAGGACGATCGCGGCAGCCTGCTGCACGCGCTGCATTCGATGCAGAGCGGCCTGATCGACATGGTGTCGCGGGTGCGGGCCGGCACCGAGAACATCAACGTCGGCGCGAGCGAGATCGCATCGGGCAACACCGACCTGTCGCAGCGCACCGAGGAGCAGGCAGCCGCCCTCGTGCAGACCGCATCGAGCATGGACGAGATGACCGCCAACGTGAAACAGAACGCGGACAGCGCGGCGCAGGCCGCAACGCTGGCAGGCCAGGCCGCGCAGGTCGCGACGCGCGGCAGCGAGGTGGTCGACGACGTCGTGCGCACGATGAACGAGATCACGGCCCGCTCGCACAAGATCGGCGACATCATCGGCGTGATCGACGGGATCGCGTTCCAGACCAACATCCTCGCGCTGAACGCGGCCGTCGAAGCGGCGCGCGCGGGCGAACAGGGCCGCGGCTTCGCGGTGGTCGCGGCCGAGGTGCGCTCGCTCGCGCAACGCTCGGCCACGGCGGCGAAGGAAATCAAGTCGCTGATCGTGTCGTCGAACGAAACGGTCGAGCACGGCGCGACGCTCGTCACGCACGCCGGCGAAACGATGACCGAGATCGTGCAGTCGGTGCGCCGCGTCAACGAAATCCTCGACGAGATCAGCCACGCGTCGCGCGAGCAGAGCGCCGGGATCGAACAGGTCAACCGCGCCGTGGGCGAGATGGATCAGGTCACGCAGCAGAACGCGGCGCTCGTCGAGCAGGCGGCCGCTGCCGCGCATTCGCTGCGCGACCAGGCCGAGGCGCTGCGCGACGCGGTCACGCGGTTCTCGTTGCCGGCCTGA
- a CDS encoding response regulator transcription factor — MGKFNIRTVFAYDWPLTLAGVEHIAGDACAIELVGAYRSPSDMVAALADVDCDIALVDYSIRGGPPMDCLALLAWLRRMRPGVGTVALVGSESPVILRSIVAQGCPSLVSKFDDVGHIVTAIHSTYSGGRYVSPLVRSALDAIAEQDGPPVKLSTREIEVIRLYLDGMPIKTIAQRLNKGKQTVSAQKISAMKKLGVNNDVELIQRAAALGFGGGQAAGRLRGAGAVSVMQRE; from the coding sequence ATGGGGAAATTCAACATTCGCACCGTTTTCGCGTACGACTGGCCGCTGACGCTGGCCGGCGTCGAGCATATCGCCGGCGACGCGTGCGCGATCGAGCTCGTCGGCGCCTACCGGAGCCCGTCCGACATGGTCGCGGCGCTGGCCGATGTCGACTGCGATATCGCGCTGGTTGACTATTCGATCCGCGGCGGCCCGCCGATGGACTGTCTGGCGCTGCTCGCATGGTTGCGGCGCATGCGCCCGGGCGTCGGGACGGTCGCGCTGGTCGGCAGCGAGAGCCCGGTGATCCTGCGCTCGATCGTCGCGCAGGGCTGTCCGAGTCTCGTCAGCAAGTTCGACGATGTCGGCCACATCGTCACGGCGATCCATTCGACCTACAGCGGCGGACGCTATGTGTCGCCGCTCGTGCGCAGCGCGCTCGATGCGATTGCCGAACAGGACGGGCCGCCCGTCAAGCTGTCGACGCGCGAAATCGAGGTGATCCGCCTGTATCTCGACGGCATGCCGATCAAGACGATCGCGCAGCGGCTGAACAAGGGCAAGCAGACGGTCAGTGCGCAAAAGATCAGCGCGATGAAGAAGCTCGGCGTGAACAACGATGTCGAGCTGATTCAACGGGCGGCCGCACTCGGCTTCGGCGGCGGACAGGCTGCGGGGCGGCTGCGCGGCGCGGGTGCGGTATCGGTGATGCAGCGCGAATGA
- a CDS encoding aspartate carbamoyltransferase produces MTVPQQAFLRDAMRRLNMTREAFASRIGVSRRALDTWLLPDDSQESRGMPEIVERFVSEIVGRAGPDGEDYTQSVDKQGLAKQFLFEGKPQLISVDQFSRDSVEALFRVADVMQPIARRHKISRVLEGAVLGNLFFEASTRTRVSFGAAFCRLGGSVCDTTGFTFSSMAKGESIYDTSRVMAGYVDALVIRHPEKGSVAEFARATNLPVINGGDGPGEHPSQALLDLYTIQREFSRLGKIVDGAHIALVGDLKYGRTVHSLVKLLALYRGLKFTLVSPPTLEMPAYIIDQITTNGHVIEQTNDLAAGLRGADVVYATRIQKERFTDESFEGYTPEFQINQALVDSVCKPDTLIMHPLPRDSRPGANDLSVDLNRDPRLAIFRQTDNGIPVRMAIFAVLLGVENLVQHSMRDATWRPPAYLGPEDAVFHGID; encoded by the coding sequence ATGACCGTTCCCCAGCAAGCCTTCCTGCGCGACGCGATGCGCCGCCTCAACATGACGCGCGAAGCGTTCGCGAGCCGCATCGGCGTGAGCCGCCGTGCGCTCGATACGTGGCTGCTGCCCGACGATTCGCAGGAATCGCGCGGCATGCCCGAGATCGTCGAGCGCTTCGTCTCGGAAATCGTCGGGCGGGCGGGCCCGGATGGCGAAGACTATACGCAAAGCGTAGACAAGCAAGGCCTCGCGAAGCAGTTCCTGTTCGAAGGCAAGCCGCAGTTGATCTCGGTGGACCAATTCTCGCGCGACTCGGTGGAGGCGCTGTTCCGCGTCGCCGACGTGATGCAGCCGATCGCGCGCCGCCACAAGATTTCGCGCGTGCTCGAGGGCGCGGTGCTCGGCAACCTGTTCTTCGAAGCGAGCACCCGCACGCGCGTGTCGTTCGGGGCGGCGTTCTGCCGGCTCGGCGGCTCGGTGTGCGACACCACCGGCTTCACGTTCTCGTCGATGGCCAAGGGCGAATCGATCTACGACACGAGCCGCGTGATGGCCGGCTACGTCGACGCCCTCGTGATCCGCCACCCGGAGAAGGGCTCGGTGGCCGAATTCGCGCGCGCGACCAACCTGCCGGTGATCAACGGCGGCGACGGCCCCGGCGAGCACCCGAGCCAGGCGCTGCTCGACCTTTACACGATCCAGCGCGAATTCTCGCGCCTGGGCAAGATCGTCGACGGCGCGCATATCGCGCTCGTCGGCGACCTGAAATACGGCCGCACCGTCCATTCGCTCGTCAAGCTGCTGGCGCTGTATCGCGGGCTGAAGTTCACGCTGGTGTCGCCGCCGACGCTCGAGATGCCCGCGTACATCATCGATCAGATCACGACGAACGGTCACGTGATCGAGCAGACCAACGACCTCGCCGCCGGACTGCGCGGCGCGGACGTCGTCTACGCGACGCGGATCCAGAAGGAGCGCTTCACCGACGAATCGTTCGAAGGCTACACGCCGGAATTCCAGATCAACCAGGCTCTCGTCGACTCCGTATGCAAGCCCGACACGCTGATCATGCACCCGCTGCCGCGCGACAGCCGGCCCGGCGCGAACGACCTGTCCGTCGACCTGAACCGCGATCCGCGCCTCGCAATCTTCCGCCAGACCGACAACGGCATCCCCGTGCGAATGGCGATCTTCGCGGTGCTGCTCGGCGTCGAGAATCTGGTTCAGCACTCGATGCGCGACGCGACGTGGCGCCCGCCTGCGTATCTCGGGCCGGAGGACGCGGTGTTCCACGGGATCGATTGA
- a CDS encoding dihydrodipicolinate reductase C-terminal domain-containing protein, with protein sequence MQVLVVGTGKLAAELLASHRLDPAACDVIAWPQRARPDTRAIVVHAGSGRELPAVIAFCDATGSPLVELSTGSALETGSYDFPVVLCPNTNILMLKFMSMLDTSGHLFRDCRISVTESHQASKTSVPGTAVGIARSLGVPAHDIRSVRDPDAQRDVLQIPDDQLGRHAFHRVRIDDGACSLQFESRVYGASPYADGVSRIVEAVRQHALERRRYSVVEFIHNGWL encoded by the coding sequence ATGCAAGTACTCGTCGTCGGCACCGGCAAACTGGCCGCCGAACTGCTCGCGTCGCACCGACTCGATCCCGCCGCCTGTGACGTGATCGCGTGGCCGCAGCGCGCGCGCCCCGATACCCGCGCGATCGTCGTGCATGCGGGCTCGGGCCGCGAGCTGCCCGCCGTGATCGCGTTCTGCGATGCAACCGGCTCGCCGCTCGTCGAGCTGTCCACCGGCTCCGCGCTCGAAACCGGATCGTACGACTTCCCCGTCGTGCTGTGCCCGAACACCAACATCTTGATGCTGAAGTTCATGAGCATGCTCGACACCAGCGGCCATCTGTTTCGCGACTGCCGGATCAGCGTGACGGAGTCGCATCAGGCGAGCAAGACGTCCGTGCCCGGCACCGCGGTCGGCATCGCCCGGTCGCTCGGCGTGCCGGCGCATGATATCCGCTCGGTGCGCGACCCCGACGCGCAACGCGATGTCCTGCAGATTCCGGACGATCAGCTCGGCCGCCATGCATTCCATCGGGTCCGTATCGACGATGGCGCGTGCAGCCTCCAGTTCGAATCGCGCGTGTACGGCGCGTCGCCCTACGCGGACGGCGTGTCGCGAATCGTCGAGGCGGTGCGGCAGCACGCGCTCGAGCGGCGCCGGTACTCGGTCGTCGAGTTCATCCACAACGGCTGGCTGTAG
- a CDS encoding nucleotidyltransferase family protein, which produces MSYASLATGVLLAGGLGQRFDPTGLHSKLLARLPDGTPVAVAAARHLAAATADVVAVVRPGAEKLAMLLNEAGCQVVYAPDAMRGMGASLAAGVRASPDATGWLVALADMPWIAASTYEAVTRALDADRASIVAPMHRGVRGHPVGFALHHYDALAALDGDTGARALFASAPVQLLDVDDPGIVRDVDTPADLR; this is translated from the coding sequence ATGTCCTATGCGTCACTCGCCACCGGCGTCCTGCTCGCCGGCGGTCTTGGTCAACGCTTCGATCCAACGGGGCTGCACAGCAAGCTGCTCGCACGGCTGCCCGACGGCACGCCGGTCGCGGTCGCCGCTGCGCGGCACCTTGCGGCGGCGACGGCTGACGTCGTCGCCGTCGTGCGTCCCGGCGCCGAAAAACTCGCGATGTTGCTGAACGAAGCCGGCTGCCAGGTCGTCTACGCACCCGACGCGATGCGCGGCATGGGCGCGAGCCTCGCAGCCGGCGTGCGCGCGTCGCCGGACGCGACCGGCTGGCTCGTCGCGCTCGCCGACATGCCGTGGATCGCCGCATCCACCTACGAAGCCGTCACGCGCGCGCTAGATGCCGATCGCGCGTCGATCGTCGCGCCGATGCATCGTGGCGTGCGCGGTCATCCGGTCGGCTTTGCTCTGCACCATTACGATGCGCTCGCCGCGCTCGACGGCGATACGGGCGCCCGCGCGCTGTTCGCCAGCGCGCCGGTGCAGCTGCTCGACGTCGACGATCCGGGCATCGTGCGCGACGTCGATACGCCGGCCGATCTGCGCTGA
- a CDS encoding AraC family transcriptional regulator produces MHRVTHYRRTDEGIEAISLDSDRSFPRHAHDEFGVGVIVSGAHRSWSGRGQVDALAGDAIMVNPGEMHDGMPIDAGTGRRWRMLYLAPALVAGIAAEEGIGGVELANPAVRDEQLVAAFARLHARVVAGNAPPLARDEALVMLVAALLARHSNRTLRAACVAPAIRAARERLDAAPAEPASLAELAGLGGVSRFQLLRGFARELGVTPHAYLMQSRTRLARALLASGRPIADAAAEAGFADQSHLTRAFARQFGITPGRFLQAG; encoded by the coding sequence ATGCACCGTGTCACGCATTACCGACGAACCGACGAAGGCATCGAGGCGATCAGCCTTGATTCCGATCGCTCGTTTCCGCGGCACGCACACGACGAATTCGGCGTCGGCGTGATCGTCAGCGGCGCACACAGGTCGTGGAGCGGCCGCGGGCAGGTCGACGCTCTGGCCGGCGACGCAATCATGGTGAATCCCGGTGAGATGCACGACGGCATGCCGATCGATGCGGGTACCGGTCGCCGCTGGCGAATGCTGTACCTCGCGCCCGCACTGGTTGCCGGCATAGCGGCGGAAGAAGGCATCGGCGGTGTGGAACTCGCGAACCCGGCCGTGCGCGACGAGCAGCTCGTAGCCGCGTTCGCTCGGCTGCATGCGCGGGTCGTCGCGGGCAACGCGCCGCCTCTCGCACGCGACGAAGCGCTCGTGATGCTGGTGGCCGCGCTGCTCGCGCGGCATTCGAATCGCACGCTGCGGGCTGCGTGCGTCGCGCCGGCGATCCGCGCCGCGCGGGAACGGCTCGACGCGGCGCCAGCCGAACCGGCATCGCTTGCGGAACTGGCCGGGCTCGGCGGCGTGAGCCGCTTCCAGTTGTTGCGCGGGTTCGCGCGCGAGCTGGGCGTCACGCCGCACGCGTATCTGATGCAGTCGCGCACGCGGCTCGCGCGTGCGCTGCTTGCGAGCGGCCGGCCGATCGCGGATGCCGCGGCCGAAGCCGGCTTCGCCGACCAGAGTCATCTGACGCGCGCGTTCGCGCGCCAGTTCGGGATCACGCCGGGGCGATTCCTGCAGGCGGGATGA
- a CDS encoding entericidin A/B family lipoprotein, with protein sequence MTRTIAAMLLVVTAALAGCNTVAGMGQDISKGGQAISDTAEKAK encoded by the coding sequence ATGACGCGTACGATTGCTGCAATGCTGCTGGTGGTGACCGCCGCGCTCGCCGGTTGCAATACCGTTGCCGGCATGGGGCAGGACATTTCGAAGGGCGGCCAGGCGATCAGCGACACGGCTGAGAAGGCGAAGTAA
- a CDS encoding AraC family transcriptional regulator codes for MDMTDIAASRESGRRELASLIGRFAPADGSHATAVPALMLHRHTRAVDLGCGVSRAALVIAAQGAKRVVVAGQAYEYDAQHCLITSIDLPILSRVTQASPDVPYLCLSLTLDLQRIVELAAEMRLPEPEAGPEGEGIAVAELTPPLLDAALRLLRLLDTPADIPVIAPLIEKELLYRLMTSGQGARLRHMAVAGSHTHRIARAIEWIRAHYAEPMRVETLAQAVNMSVSSLHHHFKHVTTLSPLQYQKQLRLHEARRLLLRQGGDVGSVAATVGYESASQFSREYSRLFGAPPMRDVGHLRRKELLGT; via the coding sequence ATGGACATGACCGATATCGCGGCATCGCGCGAATCCGGGCGGCGCGAGCTGGCGTCGCTGATCGGCCGCTTCGCGCCGGCGGACGGCTCGCACGCGACGGCCGTGCCGGCGCTGATGCTGCACCGCCATACGCGTGCGGTCGATCTCGGCTGCGGCGTGTCGCGCGCCGCGCTCGTGATCGCCGCGCAGGGCGCGAAGCGCGTGGTGGTCGCCGGGCAGGCCTACGAATACGACGCGCAGCACTGCCTGATTACGTCGATCGACTTGCCGATCCTGTCGCGCGTCACGCAGGCGTCGCCCGACGTTCCTTATCTTTGCCTGTCGCTGACGCTCGACCTGCAGCGCATCGTCGAACTCGCTGCCGAGATGCGTCTGCCCGAGCCGGAGGCCGGCCCCGAAGGCGAAGGCATCGCTGTCGCCGAGTTGACGCCGCCGCTGCTCGACGCCGCGCTGCGCCTGTTGCGGCTGCTCGATACGCCGGCCGACATCCCGGTGATCGCGCCGCTGATCGAAAAGGAACTGCTGTACCGGTTGATGACGAGCGGGCAGGGCGCGCGCCTGCGTCACATGGCCGTCGCCGGCAGCCACACGCACCGGATCGCGCGCGCGATCGAATGGATTCGCGCCCACTACGCGGAACCGATGCGTGTCGAGACGCTCGCGCAGGCCGTCAACATGAGCGTGTCGTCGCTTCATCACCACTTCAAACACGTGACCACGCTCAGCCCGCTGCAGTATCAGAAGCAGTTGCGCCTGCACGAGGCGCGCCGGTTGCTGCTGCGCCAGGGCGGCGACGTGGGGTCGGTGGCCGCGACGGTCGGCTACGAGAGCGCGTCGCAGTTCAGCCGCGAATACAGCAGGCTGTTCGGCGCGCCGCCGATGCGCGACGTGGGTCATTTGCGCAGGAAGGAATTGCTCGGTACGTAG
- a CDS encoding DMT family transporter, producing the protein MNTRLIGYLYLTAAMAGVGSTVIASRIAAGGLPPFTATTLRFLIATPLLLALMRIQRARWPRVSTRDAILLVVQAAAGGVGYTVLLIGGTKLSSPIDAGVMLGTLPAMSTLIAAVVLRERQTPRDWCAAALATAGVLTVTFAPGHAMPSLRTLAGNALVLAAVACEAVFILLNRRLSTPLSPLALSAAMSGFGFMLALVPAAFEWHALASGWTLGAVSAIAYYALVPTVLGYVCWYAGSARTSGTEAALFTAVAPVSAVLFAVALFGETLGGTQLLGVALVVAAMLVGATRRRDATTHRPAAQADASASQIAE; encoded by the coding sequence ATGAACACACGACTGATCGGCTATCTCTATCTCACCGCCGCGATGGCGGGCGTCGGCAGCACCGTCATCGCGAGCCGCATCGCGGCCGGCGGCCTGCCGCCGTTCACCGCCACCACGCTGCGCTTCCTGATCGCAACGCCATTGCTGCTCGCGCTGATGCGCATTCAGCGCGCACGATGGCCGCGCGTGTCGACACGCGACGCGATCCTGCTGGTCGTCCAGGCGGCGGCCGGCGGCGTCGGCTACACGGTGCTACTGATCGGCGGCACGAAACTGTCGTCGCCGATCGATGCGGGCGTGATGCTCGGCACGCTGCCGGCGATGTCGACCCTGATCGCGGCCGTCGTGCTGCGCGAGCGCCAGACGCCGCGCGACTGGTGCGCGGCCGCGCTCGCCACCGCCGGCGTGCTGACCGTCACGTTCGCGCCGGGTCACGCCATGCCGTCGCTGCGCACGCTCGCCGGCAACGCGCTGGTGCTGGCCGCCGTCGCATGCGAAGCCGTGTTCATCCTGCTGAACCGGCGGCTGTCGACGCCGCTGTCGCCGCTCGCGCTGTCAGCCGCGATGTCGGGGTTCGGCTTCATGCTCGCTCTCGTGCCGGCCGCGTTCGAATGGCATGCGCTGGCGAGCGGCTGGACGCTCGGCGCCGTCAGCGCGATCGCGTATTACGCGCTGGTGCCGACCGTGCTCGGCTACGTGTGCTGGTACGCGGGTTCGGCGCGCACGAGCGGCACCGAAGCGGCGCTGTTCACCGCCGTCGCGCCGGTCTCGGCCGTGCTGTTCGCGGTGGCGCTGTTCGGTGAGACGCTCGGCGGCACGCAGCTACTCGGCGTTGCGCTCGTCGTCGCGGCGATGCTCGTAGGCGCGACGCGGCGGCGTGATGCGACGACGCATCGACCGGCGGCGCAGGCGGACGCCTCCGCATCGCAGATCGCCGAGTGA
- a CDS encoding sigma-54 dependent transcriptional regulator, with amino-acid sequence MPPPVAASRHHAAPSRPLVYVSPYPDAALVDCLASRGWDVSRAKSVADALNLVKANRLHAGIVDFTAFNMRDAARDAAAFEALLRDPHVGWVALADDALLRDVALARLIRQCCFGFASRAAGCKTIGYLAGHAYGMLKLAHADPAALAMPPCDTMIGACDAMRRLFSTIRKVANTDAAVFIAGESGTGKELTARAIHRHSSRADAPFVAVNCAAIPPTLLQAELFGHERGAFTGAHQRKIGRIEAAHGGTLFLDEIGDMPFESQASLLRFLQEGTIERLGAHASVPVDVRIVSATHVDLEAAMRAGRFRADLYYRLCVLRIDEPPLRARGRDIMLLADHVLQRYRGDSPHRIRGFMPCAIEAIHDYAWPGNVRELINRIRFAVVMTNGPLISADDLELSQYRLRRPPTLVEARRQAERRTIEEMLLRNRRQQHADVAAQLGVSRATLYRLMTTHGLHG; translated from the coding sequence ATGCCGCCGCCGGTCGCGGCGTCGCGCCATCATGCCGCGCCGTCGCGCCCGCTCGTCTATGTGTCGCCGTATCCGGACGCCGCGCTCGTCGACTGTCTCGCGTCGCGCGGCTGGGACGTCTCGCGCGCCAAGTCCGTTGCGGACGCACTCAACCTCGTGAAGGCGAACCGCCTGCATGCGGGAATCGTCGACTTCACCGCGTTCAATATGCGTGACGCGGCGCGTGACGCGGCCGCGTTCGAGGCGCTGCTGCGCGACCCGCACGTCGGCTGGGTCGCGCTCGCCGACGACGCGCTGCTGCGCGATGTCGCGCTCGCGCGCCTGATCCGCCAGTGCTGTTTCGGCTTCGCGTCGCGCGCCGCGGGCTGCAAGACGATCGGCTATCTCGCCGGCCATGCGTACGGGATGCTGAAGCTCGCGCACGCCGACCCGGCCGCGCTCGCGATGCCACCCTGCGACACGATGATCGGCGCATGCGACGCGATGCGGCGCCTGTTCTCGACCATCCGCAAGGTGGCGAACACCGACGCTGCGGTGTTCATCGCTGGCGAATCCGGGACGGGCAAGGAGTTGACCGCCCGCGCGATCCACCGGCATTCGTCGCGCGCCGACGCGCCGTTCGTCGCGGTGAACTGCGCGGCCATTCCGCCGACGCTGCTGCAGGCCGAACTGTTCGGCCACGAGCGCGGCGCGTTCACGGGCGCGCACCAGCGCAAGATCGGCCGGATCGAGGCCGCGCACGGCGGCACGCTGTTTCTCGATGAAATCGGCGACATGCCGTTCGAGAGCCAGGCGAGCCTGCTGCGCTTTCTGCAGGAAGGCACGATCGAGCGGCTCGGCGCGCACGCGTCGGTGCCGGTGGACGTGCGGATCGTGTCCGCGACGCACGTCGATCTCGAGGCGGCGATGCGGGCCGGGCGCTTTCGCGCCGATCTGTATTACCGCCTGTGCGTGCTGCGTATCGACGAGCCGCCGCTGCGTGCGCGCGGTCGCGACATCATGCTGCTCGCCGATCACGTGCTGCAGCGCTATCGCGGCGACAGCCCGCACCGGATTCGCGGCTTCATGCCGTGCGCGATCGAGGCGATTCACGACTATGCATGGCCGGGCAACGTGCGCGAGCTGATCAACCGGATCCGCTTCGCGGTCGTGATGACGAACGGCCCGCTGATCTCGGCCGACGATCTCGAGTTGAGCCAGTACCGGTTGCGCCGCCCGCCGACGCTCGTGGAGGCGCGCCGGCAGGCGGAGCGCCGTACGATCGAGGAGATGCTGCTGCGGAACCGTCGCCAGCAGCATGCCGACGTCGCGGCGCAGCTCGGCGTGTCGCGCGCCACGCTGTACCGGCTGATGACCACGCACGGCTTGCATGGCTGA